In the genome of Pseudopipra pipra isolate bDixPip1 chromosome 4, bDixPip1.hap1, whole genome shotgun sequence, one region contains:
- the PCDH7 gene encoding protocadherin-7 isoform X5 → MRKMRTLLGFVHCCCCFLLLLPLPLWVSLAAAKQLLKYRLAEEGPADIRIGNVASDLGIVTGSGEVTFSLESGSDYLKIDNITGELSTTERRIDREKLPQCQMIFDENECFLDFEVSVIGPSQSWVDLFEGRVIILDINDNTPTFPSPVLTLTVEENRPVGTLYLLPTATDRDFGRNGIERYELLQEPGGDSGRRAGGGISAAAVPESAPYPGGSKRRQEAEAAARSSVFELQVADTLDGEKQPQLIVKGALDREQRDSYELSLRVRDGGDPARSSQAILRVLITDVNDNSPRFEKSVYEADLAENSSPGTPILQLRATDLDVGVNGQIEYVFGAATESVRRLLRLDENSGWLSVLHRIDREEVNQLRFTVMARDRGQPPKTDKATVVLNIRDENDNVPTIDIRKIGRIPLRDGVASVAEDVLVDTPIALVQVSDRDQGENGVVTCTVVGDVPFQLKPASEGEGEPQNKRKYFLHTSAPLDYEAVRDYNVVIVAVDSGSPSLSSNNSLLVRVGDTNDNPPVFSQAVLEVSFPENNLPGERVATVVATDADSGKNAEITYSLEASPLSSEAPGSIFSIDPDSGDVSVQAVLDREQRDTYEFQVTARDKGVPSLQGSTTVVVRVADRNDNEPRFMQDVFTFYVKENLQPNSPVGMVTVMDFDKGRNAELSLSIQPGDHDQAAGIFSIENDTGTIFSTVSFDREQQTSYTFKVKAVDGGEPPRSATATVSLFVMDENDNAPTVTFPSNSSYTVLPPSSNMRTVVATVVATDADTGLNADLNYSIVGGNPFKLFEIDPASGVVSLVGKLAPKHYGLHRLVVQVNDSGQPSQSTTALLHVFVNESLSNATVVESQVARSLHTPLAQDIAGDPSYELSKQRLSIVIGVVAGIMTVILLILVVVMARYCRSKGKHGYEAGKKDHEDFFTPQQHDKAKKPKKDKKGKKGKQPLYSSIVTVEASKPNGQRYDSVNEKLSDSPGMGRYRSVNGGPGSPDLARHYKSSSPLPTVQLHPQSPTAGKKHQAVQDLPPANTFVGAGDNISIGSDHCSEYSCQASSKYSKQIHGLYQM, encoded by the coding sequence atgaggaagatGCGGACCCTCCTTGGCTTTGtacattgctgctgctgcttcttgctcctcctgcctctgccgCTCTGGGTCAGCCTGGCAGCGGCTAAACAGCTCCTGAAGTACCGGCTGGCCGAGGAGGGACCCGCTGACATTCGCATCGGCAACGTGGCTTCCGACCTGGGTATCGTGACGGGCTCCGGAGAGGTGACATTCAGCCTGGAGTCGGGCTCCGACTATCTCAAGATCGATAACATAACCGGGGAGCTGAGCACCACAGAGCGGCGCATCGACCGCGAAAAGCTGCCGCAGTGCCAGATGATCTTCGACGAGAACGAGTGCTTCCTAGACTTCGAGGTGTCGGTCATCGGCCCGTCGCAGAGCTGGGTGGACCTCTTCGAGGGCCGGGTCATCATCCTGGACATAAACGACAACACCccaaccttcccttcccccGTCCTCACGCTCACCGTGGAGGAGAACCGGCCCGTGGGGACCCTCTAcctgcttcccactgccacCGACAGGGACTTTGGCCGCAACGGCATCGAGCGCTACGAGCTTCTGCAGGAGCCCGGCGGGGACAGCGGCCGCCGCGCCGGCGGGGGAATCTCGGCCGCGGCGGTCCCCGAGAGCGCCCCCTACCCCGGCGGCAGCAAGCGGCGGCAggaggcggaggcggcggcCCGCAGCAGCGTCTTCGAGCTGCAGGTGGCTGACACCCTGGACGGGGAGAAGCAGCCACAGCTGATCGTCAAGGGGGCGCTGGACCGGGAGCAGCGGGACTCCTACGAGCTCAGCCTCCGCGTGCGGGATGGCGGCGACCCGGCACGGTCCTCGCAGGCGATCCTGAGGGTGCTGATCACCGACGTGAACGACAACAGCCCCCGCTTCGAGAAGAGCGTCTATGAGGCGGATCTGGCGGAGAACAGCAGCCCCGGGACCCCGATCCTGCAGCTGCGAGCCACCGACCTGGACGTGGGGGTGAATGGACAGATCGAATATGTCTTTGGGGCGGCCACAGAGTCTGTCAGGCGTCTACTGCGGCTGGACGAGAACTCGGGCTGGCTCAGTGTCTTGCACCGCATCGACCGGGAGGAAGTGAATCAGCTTCGCTTCACTGTCATGGCCCGAGACCGGGGCCAGCCCCCCAAGACAGACAAGGCCACGGTCGTGCTGAATATCCGGGATGAGAATGACAATGTGCCCACCATCGACATCCGGAAAATTGGGCGCATTCCGCTCCGGGACGGGGTGGCTAGTGTGGCTGAGGACGTGCTGGTGGACACCCCCATCGCCCTGGTGCAGGTGTCAGACCGGGACCAAGGTGAAAATGGTGTGGTGACCTGCACTGTGGTAGGTGATGTGCCCTTCCAGCTCAAGCCGGCCAGCGAGGGTGAAGGGGAGCCACAGAACAAGCGCAAGTATTTCCTCCACACCTCAGCCCCTCTGGATTATGAAGCTGTCCGTGACTACAACGTGGTGATTGTAGCTGTGGACTCCGGCAGCCCCAGCTTGTCCAGTAACAATTCCCTGCTGGTGCGGGTTGGAGACACTAATGACAACCCTCCTGTGTTCAGCCAGGCCGTGTTGGAGGTCTCCTTCCCGGAAAACAACTTGCCAGGTGAGAGGGTTGCCACAGTGGTTGCCACGGATGCAGACAGCGGCAAGAATGCTGAGATCACCTACTCACTGGAGGCCTCACCCCTATCCTCAGAGGCACCAGGCAGCATCTTCAGCATCGACCCTGACTCTGGGGATGTGTCAGTGCAGGCGGTCTTGGACCGTGAGCAACGTGACACCTACGAGTTCCAGGTGACAGCCCGGGACAAAGGGGTGCCATCACTACAAGGCTCCACCACAGTGGTGGTGCGGGTGGCAGACCGCAATGACAATGAGCCGCGCTTCATGCAGGATGTGTTCACCTTCTATGTGAAGGAAAACCTGCAGCCCAACAGCCCTGTAGGCATGGTGACTGTAATGGACTTTGATAAGGGCCGCAATGCTGAGCTCAGCctctccatccagcctggtgaCCACGACCAGGCAGCTGGCATCTTCTCCATCGAGAATGACACTGGAACCATTTTCTCCACTGTCTCTTTTGACCGCGAACAGCAGACTAGCTACACCTTTAAGGTAAAGGCAGTGGATGGAGGTGAGCCACCACGCTCTGCCACCGCCACCGTGTCCCTCTTTGTGATGGATGAGAATGACAATGCACCCACAGTCACCTTCCCCAGCAACAGCTCCTACACTGTGCTGCCACCCTCCAGCAACATGCGCACTGTGGTGGCCACAGTGGTTGCCACCGACGCTGACACTGGTCTCAATGCTGACCTCAACTACAGCATTGTTGGGGGTAACCCCTTCAAACTCTTTGAGATTGACCCGGCCAGTGGTGTGGTGTCACTGGTGGGCAAGCTGGCCCCCAAGCACTACGGCCTGCACCGCCTGGTTGTGCAGGTGAATGACAGTGGGCAGCCTTCCCAGTCCACAACTGCCCTACTCCACGTCTTTGTCAATGAGAGCCTGTCCAATGCTACCGTGGTGGAGAGCCAGGTGGCCCGCAGCCTTCACACTCCCTTGGCCCAGGACATCGCCGGTGACCCCAGCTATGAGCTGAGCAAGCAGAGGCTTAGCATAGTCATTGGCGTGGTGGCTGGCATCATGACTGTCATCCTCCTCATCCTGGTGGTGGTTATGGCCCGCTACTGCCGCTCCAAAGGCAAGCACGGCTACGAGGCTGGCAAGAAGGACCATGAGGATTTCTTCACCCCACAGCAGCACGACAAGGCCAAGAAGCCCAAGAAGGACAAGAAAGGCAAGAAGGGCAAGCAGCCCCTCTACAGCAGCATCGTCACTGTTGAGGCTTCCAAGCCCAACGGGCAGCGCTACGACAGCGTCAACGAGAAGCTCTCAGACAGCCCTGGTATGGGCCGATACCGCTCCGTCAATGGCGGCCCGGGCAGCCCCGACCTGGCCAGGCACTACAAGTCGAGCTCGCCGCTGCCCACCGTCCAGCTGCACCCGCAGTCTCCCACCGCCGGCAAAAAGCACCAGGCCGTACAGGACCTGCCCCCGGCCAACACCTTCGTGGGCGCCGGCGACAACATCTCCATCGGCTCGGACCACTGCTCCGAGTACAGCTGCCAGGCCAGCAGCAAGTACAGCAAGCAG
- the PCDH7 gene encoding protocadherin-7 isoform X4 — MRKMRTLLGFVHCCCCFLLLLPLPLWVSLAAAKQLLKYRLAEEGPADIRIGNVASDLGIVTGSGEVTFSLESGSDYLKIDNITGELSTTERRIDREKLPQCQMIFDENECFLDFEVSVIGPSQSWVDLFEGRVIILDINDNTPTFPSPVLTLTVEENRPVGTLYLLPTATDRDFGRNGIERYELLQEPGGDSGRRAGGGISAAAVPESAPYPGGSKRRQEAEAAARSSVFELQVADTLDGEKQPQLIVKGALDREQRDSYELSLRVRDGGDPARSSQAILRVLITDVNDNSPRFEKSVYEADLAENSSPGTPILQLRATDLDVGVNGQIEYVFGAATESVRRLLRLDENSGWLSVLHRIDREEVNQLRFTVMARDRGQPPKTDKATVVLNIRDENDNVPTIDIRKIGRIPLRDGVASVAEDVLVDTPIALVQVSDRDQGENGVVTCTVVGDVPFQLKPASEGEGEPQNKRKYFLHTSAPLDYEAVRDYNVVIVAVDSGSPSLSSNNSLLVRVGDTNDNPPVFSQAVLEVSFPENNLPGERVATVVATDADSGKNAEITYSLEASPLSSEAPGSIFSIDPDSGDVSVQAVLDREQRDTYEFQVTARDKGVPSLQGSTTVVVRVADRNDNEPRFMQDVFTFYVKENLQPNSPVGMVTVMDFDKGRNAELSLSIQPGDHDQAAGIFSIENDTGTIFSTVSFDREQQTSYTFKVKAVDGGEPPRSATATVSLFVMDENDNAPTVTFPSNSSYTVLPPSSNMRTVVATVVATDADTGLNADLNYSIVGGNPFKLFEIDPASGVVSLVGKLAPKHYGLHRLVVQVNDSGQPSQSTTALLHVFVNESLSNATVVESQVARSLHTPLAQDIAGDPSYELSKQRLSIVIGVVAGIMTVILLILVVVMARYCRSKGKHGYEAGKKDHEDFFTPQQHDKAKKPKKDKKGKKGKQPLYSSIVTVEASKPNGQRYDSVNEKLSDSPGMGRYRSVNGGPGSPDLARHYKSSSPLPTVQLHPQSPTAGKKHQAVQDLPPANTFVGAGDNISIGSDHCSEYSCQASSKYSKQEIGGGTRQ; from the coding sequence atgaggaagatGCGGACCCTCCTTGGCTTTGtacattgctgctgctgcttcttgctcctcctgcctctgccgCTCTGGGTCAGCCTGGCAGCGGCTAAACAGCTCCTGAAGTACCGGCTGGCCGAGGAGGGACCCGCTGACATTCGCATCGGCAACGTGGCTTCCGACCTGGGTATCGTGACGGGCTCCGGAGAGGTGACATTCAGCCTGGAGTCGGGCTCCGACTATCTCAAGATCGATAACATAACCGGGGAGCTGAGCACCACAGAGCGGCGCATCGACCGCGAAAAGCTGCCGCAGTGCCAGATGATCTTCGACGAGAACGAGTGCTTCCTAGACTTCGAGGTGTCGGTCATCGGCCCGTCGCAGAGCTGGGTGGACCTCTTCGAGGGCCGGGTCATCATCCTGGACATAAACGACAACACCccaaccttcccttcccccGTCCTCACGCTCACCGTGGAGGAGAACCGGCCCGTGGGGACCCTCTAcctgcttcccactgccacCGACAGGGACTTTGGCCGCAACGGCATCGAGCGCTACGAGCTTCTGCAGGAGCCCGGCGGGGACAGCGGCCGCCGCGCCGGCGGGGGAATCTCGGCCGCGGCGGTCCCCGAGAGCGCCCCCTACCCCGGCGGCAGCAAGCGGCGGCAggaggcggaggcggcggcCCGCAGCAGCGTCTTCGAGCTGCAGGTGGCTGACACCCTGGACGGGGAGAAGCAGCCACAGCTGATCGTCAAGGGGGCGCTGGACCGGGAGCAGCGGGACTCCTACGAGCTCAGCCTCCGCGTGCGGGATGGCGGCGACCCGGCACGGTCCTCGCAGGCGATCCTGAGGGTGCTGATCACCGACGTGAACGACAACAGCCCCCGCTTCGAGAAGAGCGTCTATGAGGCGGATCTGGCGGAGAACAGCAGCCCCGGGACCCCGATCCTGCAGCTGCGAGCCACCGACCTGGACGTGGGGGTGAATGGACAGATCGAATATGTCTTTGGGGCGGCCACAGAGTCTGTCAGGCGTCTACTGCGGCTGGACGAGAACTCGGGCTGGCTCAGTGTCTTGCACCGCATCGACCGGGAGGAAGTGAATCAGCTTCGCTTCACTGTCATGGCCCGAGACCGGGGCCAGCCCCCCAAGACAGACAAGGCCACGGTCGTGCTGAATATCCGGGATGAGAATGACAATGTGCCCACCATCGACATCCGGAAAATTGGGCGCATTCCGCTCCGGGACGGGGTGGCTAGTGTGGCTGAGGACGTGCTGGTGGACACCCCCATCGCCCTGGTGCAGGTGTCAGACCGGGACCAAGGTGAAAATGGTGTGGTGACCTGCACTGTGGTAGGTGATGTGCCCTTCCAGCTCAAGCCGGCCAGCGAGGGTGAAGGGGAGCCACAGAACAAGCGCAAGTATTTCCTCCACACCTCAGCCCCTCTGGATTATGAAGCTGTCCGTGACTACAACGTGGTGATTGTAGCTGTGGACTCCGGCAGCCCCAGCTTGTCCAGTAACAATTCCCTGCTGGTGCGGGTTGGAGACACTAATGACAACCCTCCTGTGTTCAGCCAGGCCGTGTTGGAGGTCTCCTTCCCGGAAAACAACTTGCCAGGTGAGAGGGTTGCCACAGTGGTTGCCACGGATGCAGACAGCGGCAAGAATGCTGAGATCACCTACTCACTGGAGGCCTCACCCCTATCCTCAGAGGCACCAGGCAGCATCTTCAGCATCGACCCTGACTCTGGGGATGTGTCAGTGCAGGCGGTCTTGGACCGTGAGCAACGTGACACCTACGAGTTCCAGGTGACAGCCCGGGACAAAGGGGTGCCATCACTACAAGGCTCCACCACAGTGGTGGTGCGGGTGGCAGACCGCAATGACAATGAGCCGCGCTTCATGCAGGATGTGTTCACCTTCTATGTGAAGGAAAACCTGCAGCCCAACAGCCCTGTAGGCATGGTGACTGTAATGGACTTTGATAAGGGCCGCAATGCTGAGCTCAGCctctccatccagcctggtgaCCACGACCAGGCAGCTGGCATCTTCTCCATCGAGAATGACACTGGAACCATTTTCTCCACTGTCTCTTTTGACCGCGAACAGCAGACTAGCTACACCTTTAAGGTAAAGGCAGTGGATGGAGGTGAGCCACCACGCTCTGCCACCGCCACCGTGTCCCTCTTTGTGATGGATGAGAATGACAATGCACCCACAGTCACCTTCCCCAGCAACAGCTCCTACACTGTGCTGCCACCCTCCAGCAACATGCGCACTGTGGTGGCCACAGTGGTTGCCACCGACGCTGACACTGGTCTCAATGCTGACCTCAACTACAGCATTGTTGGGGGTAACCCCTTCAAACTCTTTGAGATTGACCCGGCCAGTGGTGTGGTGTCACTGGTGGGCAAGCTGGCCCCCAAGCACTACGGCCTGCACCGCCTGGTTGTGCAGGTGAATGACAGTGGGCAGCCTTCCCAGTCCACAACTGCCCTACTCCACGTCTTTGTCAATGAGAGCCTGTCCAATGCTACCGTGGTGGAGAGCCAGGTGGCCCGCAGCCTTCACACTCCCTTGGCCCAGGACATCGCCGGTGACCCCAGCTATGAGCTGAGCAAGCAGAGGCTTAGCATAGTCATTGGCGTGGTGGCTGGCATCATGACTGTCATCCTCCTCATCCTGGTGGTGGTTATGGCCCGCTACTGCCGCTCCAAAGGCAAGCACGGCTACGAGGCTGGCAAGAAGGACCATGAGGATTTCTTCACCCCACAGCAGCACGACAAGGCCAAGAAGCCCAAGAAGGACAAGAAAGGCAAGAAGGGCAAGCAGCCCCTCTACAGCAGCATCGTCACTGTTGAGGCTTCCAAGCCCAACGGGCAGCGCTACGACAGCGTCAACGAGAAGCTCTCAGACAGCCCTGGTATGGGCCGATACCGCTCCGTCAATGGCGGCCCGGGCAGCCCCGACCTGGCCAGGCACTACAAGTCGAGCTCGCCGCTGCCCACCGTCCAGCTGCACCCGCAGTCTCCCACCGCCGGCAAAAAGCACCAGGCCGTACAGGACCTGCCCCCGGCCAACACCTTCGTGGGCGCCGGCGACAACATCTCCATCGGCTCGGACCACTGCTCCGAGTACAGCTGCCAGGCCAGCAGCAAGTACAGCAAGCAG